One Idiomarina loihiensis L2TR genomic window carries:
- a CDS encoding methylamine utilization protein, whose protein sequence is MASVVQNVVADTVTVEVVAADGQPLANAALLIEREKPSVKVPGQSAVVDQVDKQFTPTVSAVEPGTDVVFPNSDNIRHHVYSFSEAKNFELKLYSDKEKPSVNFDKAGIVTLGCNIHDQMVAYVLVSDEYDVAVTNEQGIAELNLEEREPPAEIKVWHYWMGDELSKAQSVQLASDSGKLTAQVQVSPPVQKDKEPSRLEQRFNRRGN, encoded by the coding sequence ATGGCATCTGTGGTTCAAAACGTAGTTGCAGATACCGTAACGGTTGAGGTTGTGGCCGCAGATGGTCAGCCGTTGGCAAATGCTGCACTATTAATTGAGAGGGAAAAGCCGTCTGTCAAAGTGCCTGGGCAGTCGGCGGTAGTTGATCAGGTGGACAAGCAGTTTACGCCCACGGTTAGCGCAGTAGAGCCTGGCACTGACGTTGTTTTTCCTAACAGTGATAACATTCGACACCATGTTTACTCTTTTTCTGAGGCTAAGAATTTTGAGTTAAAACTTTATTCCGATAAAGAAAAGCCAAGTGTTAATTTTGATAAAGCTGGCATAGTGACTCTCGGGTGCAATATTCACGACCAGATGGTTGCCTATGTGTTGGTAAGTGACGAATATGATGTTGCTGTAACGAATGAACAAGGTATTGCGGAGCTTAATCTGGAAGAAAGAGAACCGCCCGCTGAAATCAAGGTTTGGCATTATTGGATGGGGGACGAATTGTCTAAAGCACAGAGCGTGCAATTAGCCTCAGATTCAGGGAAGCTAACCGCGCAGGTGCAAGTATCACCGCCGGTGCAGAAAGATAAAGAGCCGTCGCGGCTGGAACAGCGCTTTAATCGTAGAGGGAATTGA